A region of the Chaetodon trifascialis isolate fChaTrf1 chromosome 7, fChaTrf1.hap1, whole genome shotgun sequence genome:
AAAAACATACTCATATTAGCACATATTTTAATAGGGGCCAAGACACTTAACAATACACCCTTCTGTTgaaaaactttctttttatttagaTATCAGCAGTGTGCAGGCACCTGGGTTGAAGAGGACGATGGCTCGGAGGCAGCCCAGCTCTGTTTTGTCCATTTGCATATCTCTCATTTTATTGACAAGCTCGGTAAGGACCCTAAATAACGAAAGAGTTTGCACAGAGTTTTGAAAAAAGTTTCAGAGTTTGACATGCAATACATAATGAGAAATTAACTGACTGAGAGATGTTCATAttacaaaagagaaaaattaCCGGTCAAATATGGCGCCAACCTCTGCACTCTGCACACTCTCCCTGTGTTAAAGAAAACAAGCTATTATGCAGACACTGTACATCTCTAAAACAGTGGACGAGGGCATTACAAATTGTTGCAATTTATATTTGAGAATGCTAGCgatttgttttgtctccatAGACGTACCTGTCAAAAATGGCTCCCACTCCTGCGCTGTGTGCGCTGTCgcgctgcagctcagaggccAGGAGAACGCCGTCCTTCAAAGCGATTGAGCGATGGGAGAACGAGGCGATGAGGAGCTCGTTCCACCCTGACAAATGGAATACAAGCACACATCATGTACACAGGCTATTATACAAGTTGTTTTGTAGGTACTTTCTATCCTAGACGTGAAGTGCAGCAAAAGGTAAACTTACAGGCTTTTAGCTCCACTGAATGCTCCACAATCTGTTTCCACTCGAACACAAACATTTCCTTGTGCTTTACCTTTTAAAACCTTAATGTGGATCTGCACTTTGAAACACTGCAACATTCACAATCTGCCTCTGATAACCGTGCAAAGACGTAAAGCGGAGCTAGTCTCCGTGTTCTAGGTGTTGATTCTGAAGGCGCTCGATCATACCTGCACGCAGAAGGATGACCTGGTCATCAAGGGGCAGCTCAGAGAAATGAGGGATTCTCTTTGCCCACTCCACCAaggcaaacagctgtttgtctgcagtctgGCAGATGTTGGTGACAGCATCGTGGGGCTGAAACCAAACAATATGTTGCGTTTAATTAGATATTATCCGAAACAAATGCTTCCAGCAATTACAGTAGACTTGTACTTCAAAGTTTTTAAATGGGATAATCTAAAAGCATGAGGCTTAACGCTGTTATGCTACTGTGAGAAACAGATGATGCAGAGTTATTCATATAAATCTACTGATTCTCTATCTACTGATATGATGTAACCACTCACAGAGTTGCCTGCAGAACCACCATCAGAGTGAAGCTCAGTCTTCTGCTCCACAGCAGTCTCTGCCTCTAAAATCTTCTCCACAGGCATCTCCTCGTTCACTCCGACACTGAACTCTAAGTCTCCTTCACGCTCTCGGTTCCTCTGGCGCTCCTCCTGGACCGCTGcatcagacaaaacacaaggagACAGTGGTGGGGGGGAGAAAAGGAATGAGACGATGGTAAATATTGAGGAATGAAAAGACTCTGGAGATAAGAAAAATGTAAACTGGTGAATTTATGGGTTAAAGAGTGATTATTATGCAAAATGCTCTGCCTCTCCACAGGGTTTTTGCTGCATTGAGAAAGTCCTCTTGAAATTCTGCAGTCTTGATAAAAATGTAATCGTATCATTAACggcaaaacacatttcaaaagcGTTGCATTCGGTGGATTGTTGAGAATTATAACTGAAATGTAGGGCTGGCAGTCTCTACAGCACGTTCCTCAAAATGCGATTTTGATTCAGGGTGGGAAGACCTGATTATGATTACTGGTTATGTTTCTCAATGCATCTTTGTACATGTTGATTTTTGACTTCCACactttttctgctgcagtaaGACATTCACAAAAGCATAATTCATATCCATCATGACACAAGTCAGATGAATTCACTTCCAGAAGCAGAGTCACTGGCAGGTTGAAGTTACATGCATGAGCTTGTTATTAACATGCCTCGCTCGAGTTAGGTCACATGCATTAGTTTAATATCTCACAATCGAATACTAAATCGTTTAAGACAGAACCATGATGCATCTAAAAACCTAGTGTTTTTCCCACCTCTACAAATATGGCAGCATGACTCCAGTGTGTTGTTGTCCTAACTAGCACAAAGAACAACCAAGGACTAGCATGTGAAGCTTGTTAAAACTGaacagcagttaaaaaaaagtgagtCTACTTTATTTATAGCAACCCAAAAGGAGGCTGTGATCTCAATGAGGTGGAAAAAGCAAAGCTGCTGTCTAATCCAAAAAAATACCACCACATATTGCAACTTCCCTCGATCAAATCTGGGGAGAAAACCCAACAAAACTGTGTAAATCCCTTTAAAAATACTGACACTGACATATAATCTACCCATCTCACTGGAACATCAGACACGTACCATATACTGTATGCAATAGTGATACATAAAGGTGGGATGAGCCATTCCAGAAAAAGATTACTGTTCTTTGTACTCCACACCCACACAAAAACACCCCTCCCTGCAGTGCTCCTTCAGAAGCTACGCCTTCAAAATTCACGGACGTGTAGCTAACAGGCTGAGAGGATGAGACAGTTGCCCAGAACCAGAAGACCAACTTCAGACAGCGATACAGATTACAACTCTCCCGCTACTAGCTAACATCACAACAACATAAGATGTCTTGGCAAACTAGAAAGTAAGCTGAATGTTCATGGACAAGTAATTTAATATTACTTgacacacaaatcacaaacataGCAACACTAATGTTATGCACCTataaagcagagacagaagacatCTGTCTTCATGCCTTTCAACTCTCTGAGGTCTCTCCATCGTTAGAAAGCCTCAGCATTGTTGACACATCTCTTGATCTTGCCTGATAATAACCCTTCTTTATCAATATTTGCTCTTCTGATGTTCTCCTCTTTGGCTGCCTCTTGGCCATTTCCTTCTTTTAAGTGTAATTACATCTTAGCATGTGCCAGATAGCTGTACCCCCCTTACAGCGCACACAGAACGAACAGGACACCGTGAGGACACGTTTGCTGAATCTGACAAAAAGCGTACTGGACTGGACTGGCCTAGCAATGCCTTAACTATAATGTGATCCAATTGTATTCTATGCTGCTTCAACACCAATAGACTCCATCAGATCTTACAGTTACACACACTCTGCAAACAACTTAGAGCTGTCTAATCGCTTATCTTATAAAGCAGCGAAACAGCGATGCTCACTCGCCATCATTTCTAGGTATGTTTTCCCCCACTCGACCATTCAGCGTATCTAACAGAACAGGCTAATTCTCCAAGTAACATGAAAATACAGTATCTTTAAGATTTCAATGTCATACTCATCCATCCCTCATCCTTTCCATCTTCTTTTATCCACTTTACATGTTTGATCACTATTGAAAGATGGAGAAAGGGCAGAataggagaaaatgaagagaagagatggagagggttCAGTTATATAAACCAGCCCCAATGCACCAGTCTCTACCCTTTATCTTACCTAATCTAGCATCTGCCCTCACCTACGCCAGAAATACTGTGCTAATCCAATATAACTTAATCAATGTAATTGGGCTTACTTTGGCATATTCACTTATTTTAAGAAATCTAATTGACTGCCAATGTTTAAATCATtctaaaaatagatttttaacACTATGTTGCAGAAAACTCCAAAGTATGACACCTTTGTACAGTAAACTTAGACCTCTAATACAACCCTGCTCCTTGCATACCTTCCCTCTTCATGCCCATAGCCAGGCACTTCTGGTAGCGGCAGTACTGGCAGCGATTGCGCTGGCGTTTGTCCACCAGGCACTCCTTGTTATCCCTGCAGGTATAGCTCAGGTCTTTGCGCACAGTTCGTTTGAAGAATCCTTTGCAACCTTCACAGCTGTACACTCCATAGTGCTTGCCTGTAAATTATGCAAGTTAAAAAAGTCAGAGGCTGGTGGGTGATCAAACACAGAATGCAACAGTCTGACACacattttggattttcattagcaATAGAGACCCATTTTGGTAAAATGTTGAGGAAACGCAGGCACAAATAACTGTCAGTCAGTCGGGGATTATCCACACTAAAATTGTCATGAAAACAGTCCCTTGGTGACGTTTCACTTCTGCTAATCCTGCTCTTAGTGCGCTCACTCACCAGAAGAACGGTCTCCACAGATGACACACAAGCGTTTCTGAGACAACATTAGTCCAGGGCTGTGAGCTGGCATGGGCCTCAGGCCAAACGGAGGCTTGATATCTTCTGAGCTGCTGATTGAGTGCATGCCTGTTACGGGTGCTGAAGAAGAGATCTggataaacagcagaaacaaaaaaaaaatcattaaaacactGTAATGTCTATATACAATAGTAATTCGTCGCCCTTTTCAATCAATACCTGATCACAATGATTTGACGACAGTCTCCAGTGCTCATACAAAAGCTTCCTGCAACTAGCATTATCCAAGTatgcttcctcctcttttgaCCATTCACAGCACTGGAGTATGAACTTGCACTGCAGTGAACCCACAACTGATGTTCAGCCTCTGAAGTGCACCATAACATCAGTTCACAGACTCTAATGTCACTTACCTGACTGTTGCTGATGGGTCCAAATCCCAAGGATGGTGAGACCACTGGCGAGTTAAGTGAGGGACTGATCACTGAGAAAGGAGATCCCAAGATGTTGGTGGGGCTGTTGGAGGCTGAGCTGTTGGGCTGCTGTGAGGACATGGCTAGTAAGCTACCCAGTTGAGAGGATGGTGTCCTGTCTGAAGGATATCAGTCTGTGGGTGGCACAAAAGGATATTATTAGCTTCACAAAGTTTTTGGATTGAACTGGCTGTGATGgcaaacagagctaaaacaagTACTAATCCATGAATCATTAAAGACGTTTTTCAAGCAAAGAGTCTCTGGTTTCAATCACAGTGGCTCTGAGGATTTGCTACTTTCCTCTGTTTTGTGCACTTAAAGGTGGAATATCTTTGGCTTTAGGGGTGTTGGCCGGACAAAATCGGGCTTTTCATTTGATCAGCTCGGGCTTGTGATGGAATTTTTCAGCGCTTTCTGTAATTTTACGTAACAATTAATTAACGATTAACGAGAACATACTGTAGCCCTTGTTGCAGGGCACATTGACGCTGCAGATTTTCcaaaagctaacgttagcaggcTATCTATTGAACCGAAACCTAAAAATAAACCCGACACGTAACGTTATTAGTTGTCGCACACAGAAAAGGGGATTTGATGGAAGAGTAGGATTGAAACCACACCGTATATTAGCTAACGCTAGATAGAAGCTCAAGGTCCAGACTAATTTACATGAATCGCCCTATTTGGGCAAATTTCATGAAAAAGGACATTAGGACAAAACCATATTTTGTGTGATGATCTTTCCTCAAACTGAACAAACCATTAAGCACATTTGCATTTGCTGGCCGTGTGCAGTGTTTGTTAACGTTAGCTGGCCCCGTTGGCTCCGCAACAACGTTACACGTTTGCTAAATGTTGCTAACGATTAACGCGGAGAAcagcaaataaatgtaaaacGCTGACCACAAATATTAGTGCGAGTgtccatttgtgttttcatgaataAATGTTAACGTTAGTACATTGCATTACTGGCCGTAATACATTAATAAAGTCTACGTTTGTTTTACCGTTAGCTAGTTATCTAGCCAGACCCATAAACGCTCGAAAGACCCTGGttacagctaacattagctttggTTGGCATGTCTGACTGATATTTCACTGTTGTACGTTTCGTAAAACTACAACATGAACATACCTGGTTATTCATTAAGACATGTGTAGCTTGTTACCTCGACGTTCATCGAATCACTTCGATAAATCCGCACAGCTCGAGCAATGTTTTCTAACAGGCTAAGATTAGCCTCTTAGCTGCATTACGGCTACCTTAGCTAATATGGTTAGCATTACCCAAACGCACGATTCAGGCTAATAGTCTCAAGAAGCAGTTGTTGACAAAAAAGCTCATGGTCGTTTGAAGGTTGGAATTACTTACCAGACACACCTTAGAGGCATGGTTGAAAGCCGCTTCACTAAACTTGTTGCAATCAGACAAGCGCCAGACAAGAGGCCGACACTCAGATCCAGTTTATTTCAACTTGACGCTGTTGTTGTTTACAGGCCATGATGGCTCAGTGCCAGTATCCTTCGAGCCAAATTGTCTCAGGGGACCACCCATAACATTACTGTCATATGACACTCCTGCAGTAGGCCTTCATCTTCAGCATGATTTATAGTTTAATCAGTCTGATTCTGGCTCATTGTTTCATAAATCTCTACGAAATTtgaacaaatgcatgaaaattATGATAAATTACACTGAGTGGTTTGTTATAACCTTCCCACTACATATTGTTCTGAAACTGACTAAATGACTTTCCAagaataaaaagacacacactaTCTTTTCAATGCACAAAATATTGTGATTATAGTGCATATCACTAGTGCATTCAAGGGAAGCAATggtgaaacacagcaaatctgCATGTACTGCAACACAATATTGCTTCCTGGATAAATGGggattaaaaaatacattaatttgGTTATGATATGGTAATGGTTATCTAAAATTCAAGTATGAGATGGTAAATTGGGGTAAATTCAAACAGATATGACGTGTGGTGTTGGGGTATCTTAAGTATGGCACAAGGAAGCTAATCTGAGCATACTCCCAGACAGCCACACCTTCAAGAAGTGCTGGAATGTTTTTGCCTTTGACAGGATGGGTATACAGCCATGGAGCATTGCACATCTTTATGGTCCAGTGATGTTGCACAGTATCATTTTCCACAATCTAAAATATTCaacacagtgttgtgtttttgcaatCATTCAGGGTCATCTTTAAACTCCCTTGCTCTCCAGGGAGAAGAATGAGCTGCACGCTAATGACAGAGCTGTAAATTAATTGCAACACTCTTTAAAGCCTTATATCGAGAAGTAACCTGCAATTTCCATTAAGCagtatttactttgtttttattttcacatggttaaattgttaaaaatatcCACATTCTCACCAAGGGTAAAGCCAGCATGTgagtaaaatgaata
Encoded here:
- the LOC139333348 gene encoding retinoic acid receptor RXR-beta-A-like isoform X2 — translated: MSSQQPNSSASNSPTNILGSPFSVISPSLNSPVVSPSLGFGPISNSQISSSAPVTGMHSISSSEDIKPPFGLRPMPAHSPGLMLSQKRLCVICGDRSSGKHYGVYSCEGCKGFFKRTVRKDLSYTCRDNKECLVDKRQRNRCQYCRYQKCLAMGMKREAVQEERQRNREREGDLEFSVGVNEEMPVEKILEAETAVEQKTELHSDGGSAGNSPHDAVTNICQTADKQLFALVEWAKRIPHFSELPLDDQVILLRAGWNELLIASFSHRSIALKDGVLLASELQRDSAHSAGVGAIFDRESVQSAEVGAIFDRVLTELVNKMRDMQMDKTELGCLRAIVLFNPDAKGLSNTSEVELLREKVYASLEAYCKQRYPEQQGRFAKLLLRLPALRSIGLKCLEHLFFFKLIGDTPIDTFLMEMLEAPHQLS
- the LOC139333348 gene encoding retinoic acid receptor RXR-beta-A-like isoform X1, giving the protein MSSQQPNSSASNSPTNILGSPFSVISPSLNSPVVSPSLGFGPISNSQISSSAPVTGMHSISSSEDIKPPFGLRPMPAHSPGLMLSQKRLCVICGDRSSGKHYGVYSCEGCKGFFKRTVRKDLSYTCRDNKECLVDKRQRNRCQYCRYQKCLAMGMKREVIKHVKWIKEDGKDEGWMTVQEERQRNREREGDLEFSVGVNEEMPVEKILEAETAVEQKTELHSDGGSAGNSPHDAVTNICQTADKQLFALVEWAKRIPHFSELPLDDQVILLRAGWNELLIASFSHRSIALKDGVLLASELQRDSAHSAGVGAIFDRESVQSAEVGAIFDRVLTELVNKMRDMQMDKTELGCLRAIVLFNPDAKGLSNTSEVELLREKVYASLEAYCKQRYPEQQGRFAKLLLRLPALRSIGLKCLEHLFFFKLIGDTPIDTFLMEMLEAPHQLS